The following proteins are encoded in a genomic region of Rudaeicoccus suwonensis:
- a CDS encoding universal stress protein, which translates to MIVLSYSSGHDCEGALTWAARAAIARDVPLAVVSVAGLPSMLGDANYAAPLPAEMFTESAQAIAEEGAAKARELGVKDVTAHGTTGDTARAVVEFSKDAELVVVGSRGRGQLLSALLGSVSYEITAHAHCPVVVIRRGADIGARNGQAVVVGLDGSEGSQDAVDFAAGVAVRSKGKLTLVTVWRDPIADGLMPVDYSHGDTLLQDIKKQAAETLQRAAATLRETYPDLSVDTVLVEGLPADALLKAADGADLIVTGSRGRGGFGGLLLGSVSHGVLHHAKSAVAIVR; encoded by the coding sequence GTGATCGTCCTTTCCTACAGTTCCGGACACGACTGCGAAGGCGCCCTCACCTGGGCCGCCCGCGCCGCCATCGCGCGCGATGTCCCGCTGGCGGTCGTCAGCGTCGCGGGGCTTCCGTCGATGCTCGGCGACGCGAACTACGCGGCCCCACTTCCGGCTGAGATGTTCACCGAGTCCGCCCAGGCGATCGCCGAAGAGGGTGCGGCCAAGGCCCGTGAACTCGGCGTCAAGGACGTCACCGCGCACGGCACCACCGGTGACACCGCCCGTGCCGTGGTCGAGTTCTCCAAGGACGCAGAACTCGTGGTCGTCGGCAGCCGTGGCCGCGGCCAGCTCCTGTCCGCGCTGCTCGGTTCGGTGTCCTACGAGATCACCGCGCACGCGCACTGCCCGGTCGTGGTGATCCGGCGCGGCGCCGACATCGGCGCCCGGAACGGCCAGGCGGTTGTGGTCGGCCTCGACGGTTCCGAGGGTTCGCAGGACGCCGTCGACTTCGCCGCCGGCGTCGCCGTCCGGTCCAAGGGCAAGCTGACCCTCGTCACCGTATGGCGCGATCCCATCGCGGACGGCCTCATGCCCGTGGACTACAGCCACGGCGACACCCTGCTGCAGGACATCAAGAAGCAGGCAGCCGAGACACTCCAGCGCGCTGCGGCCACGCTGCGCGAGACCTACCCCGACCTCAGCGTCGACACAGTCCTGGTCGAGGGATTGCCCGCCGACGCGCTGCTCAAGGCCGCTGACGGCGCGGACCTGATCGTCACAGGCTCACGTGGCCGCGGCGGCTTCGGAGGCCTGCTGCTCGGCTCGGTCAGCCATGGCGTGCTGCATCACGCCAAGAGCGCCGTCGCGATCGTCCGCTGA
- a CDS encoding nuclear transport factor 2 family protein, with amino-acid sequence MTDIASALRDLLGSDEPLDAALDRHFAPGYRQRTDGVWDDRAGFAEHIGHLRTIVAAVDVEVLDEFVDGRRYADRHIVTVTKRDGSRVIQEVYLFGQQDESGRFERIEEVTMMLAGDEGDRGMGSAK; translated from the coding sequence ATGACCGACATCGCGTCCGCTCTGCGAGACCTCTTGGGCAGCGACGAGCCGCTCGATGCAGCACTTGATCGCCATTTCGCGCCTGGCTACCGCCAGCGCACCGACGGCGTGTGGGACGACAGGGCGGGTTTCGCCGAGCACATCGGGCATCTTCGAACGATCGTCGCCGCGGTCGACGTCGAGGTGCTCGACGAGTTCGTCGATGGTCGAAGATATGCCGACCGGCACATCGTGACGGTGACCAAACGCGACGGTAGCCGCGTCATACAGGAGGTCTATCTGTTCGGGCAGCAAGACGAGAGCGGACGTTTCGAGCGGATTGAAGAGGTCACAATGATGCTCGCCGGGGACGAAGGGGACCGCGGAATGGGCAGCGCCAAGTAG
- a CDS encoding NUDIX hydrolase: MSLHPARTSRPVRRLPAQEEVSAGGVIIDVAGGFAWIALIARHNRAGRLEWCLPKGHVEPGETLVETAVREVEEETGIIGRALLTLGTIDYWFSTPQFRIHKRVHHYLLEALGGEISIEGDPDHEAVDARWFRLDRVHGRLTFPNERRIAQTAWQHLAGTG, from the coding sequence ATGAGCCTTCATCCCGCCCGCACCAGCCGCCCCGTGCGGCGGCTGCCGGCGCAGGAGGAGGTCTCCGCGGGTGGGGTCATCATCGACGTGGCGGGGGGCTTCGCGTGGATTGCCCTCATCGCCCGGCACAATCGTGCGGGGCGCCTGGAATGGTGTCTGCCCAAAGGCCACGTCGAGCCCGGCGAAACGCTGGTGGAGACCGCGGTCCGTGAGGTCGAAGAAGAAACAGGCATCATCGGTCGTGCCCTGTTGACGCTCGGCACAATCGACTACTGGTTCAGCACCCCCCAGTTCCGGATTCACAAGCGGGTGCATCACTACCTGTTGGAGGCACTCGGTGGCGAGATCAGCATCGAAGGCGACCCCGACCACGAGGCCGTCGACGCGCGCTGGTTCCGGCTGGACCGAGTGCATGGGCGGCTGACCTTCCCCAATGAACGTCGCATCGCCCAGACCGCCTGGCAGCACCTCGCCGGCACCGGCTGA
- a CDS encoding fatty acyl-CoA synthetase: MASAAIDPAAPLLRSNTVSDVLRRSAATFGPRIAVRFEDRTWTYAALDAAVTRVAAYLHSLGLHKGTRVAALGRNSDAYLIGYLACARSGLVHVPLNYNLIGRELTYLIEQSGAAAVLVDPSLRDHLDAVPTLPGHLIALRDTPGSLVEIAESVDAPMDFAVDIDDLDVAQLLYTSGTTSAPKGAIMTHRALVSEYISCLAALDFRADDEPLHVMPLYHSAQMHVFVLPALMVGATNTILEVPEPGDVLRRLANDGHRSFFAAPTLWVGMANHPSFEQLSFDGLAKAYYGASIMPVPVLHKWQRKAPTVGFYNCFGQSEVAPLTCVLRPEDHADRPDSCGRPVLFVEARVVDGNGVEVADDEPGEIIYRSPQLCSGYWEKPQESAEAFRDGWFHSGDLVRRDAEGFLFVVDRIKDVINTGGVLVASREVEDALYTHPSVAEVAVVGIPDEKWGEKITAFVVLRSVSDGVPGAPVDQSAELLAHARTQLAPFKVPKEVVFIDDLPRNASGKILKRDLRDTATEA; encoded by the coding sequence ATGGCGTCCGCGGCCATCGACCCCGCCGCTCCATTGCTGCGCAGCAATACCGTCTCGGACGTGCTGCGCCGCAGCGCCGCCACCTTCGGCCCACGGATCGCCGTGCGCTTCGAGGATCGGACATGGACATATGCCGCTCTCGACGCGGCCGTCACCAGAGTTGCGGCATACCTGCACTCGCTCGGCCTGCACAAGGGAACGCGGGTCGCGGCGCTCGGCAGGAACTCCGACGCCTATCTCATCGGCTACCTGGCCTGCGCCCGCAGCGGCTTGGTGCATGTGCCGCTCAACTACAACCTGATCGGCCGCGAACTCACGTATCTGATCGAGCAGTCCGGTGCGGCTGCCGTGCTGGTCGACCCGAGTCTGCGTGACCACCTGGACGCCGTGCCTACGCTGCCGGGTCACCTCATCGCGCTGCGGGATACGCCCGGATCGCTCGTAGAGATCGCCGAATCGGTCGATGCACCAATGGATTTCGCGGTCGACATCGACGATCTCGACGTGGCCCAGTTGCTCTACACCTCCGGCACCACGTCGGCTCCCAAGGGCGCGATCATGACGCATCGGGCGCTGGTGAGCGAGTACATCTCCTGCCTGGCGGCACTGGATTTCCGTGCAGACGACGAGCCGTTGCACGTCATGCCGCTCTACCACTCCGCTCAGATGCACGTCTTCGTGCTGCCTGCGCTCATGGTCGGTGCGACCAACACGATCCTCGAAGTTCCCGAGCCAGGCGACGTCCTTCGCCGTCTGGCGAATGACGGTCACCGATCCTTCTTCGCAGCCCCGACCCTCTGGGTCGGTATGGCGAATCACCCCTCGTTCGAGCAGCTTTCGTTCGACGGTTTGGCCAAGGCCTACTACGGCGCCTCGATCATGCCGGTGCCTGTGCTGCACAAGTGGCAGCGCAAGGCGCCCACGGTGGGGTTCTACAACTGCTTCGGTCAGTCGGAGGTCGCACCACTGACATGCGTGCTGCGTCCCGAGGACCACGCGGACAGGCCGGATTCGTGCGGTCGGCCGGTGCTCTTCGTCGAGGCACGCGTGGTCGACGGCAACGGCGTCGAGGTGGCCGACGACGAGCCGGGCGAGATCATCTACCGCTCGCCGCAGCTGTGTTCGGGCTACTGGGAAAAACCGCAGGAGTCGGCAGAGGCGTTCCGGGACGGCTGGTTCCACTCGGGTGACCTGGTGAGGCGGGATGCCGAGGGATTCCTGTTCGTCGTCGACCGCATCAAGGACGTCATCAACACCGGCGGCGTGCTGGTCGCCTCCCGCGAGGTCGAGGATGCGCTCTACACGCATCCGTCGGTCGCGGAGGTCGCCGTCGTCGGCATACCTGACGAGAAGTGGGGCGAGAAGATCACGGCCTTCGTGGTCTTGCGCAGCGTCAGCGACGGCGTGCCAGGCGCCCCGGTCGATCAGTCAGCCGAACTGCTGGCGCACGCCCGGACCCAATTGGCGCCGTTCAAGGTGCCCAAGGAGGTCGTCTTCATCGATGATCTGCCGAGGAACGCCTCCGGCAAGATCCTCAAACGCGACCTGCGGGACACAGCAACCGAGGCCTGA
- a CDS encoding alpha/beta hydrolase codes for MTADTFTLTSHDGTEIFVRRWLTEAAPKAVVQIAHGMAEHSQRYARLAGELTAAGYAVYAEDHRGHGETTTAQDAGYLGDNDGFACVVGDLAAVQARAESENPGLPVFLIGHSMGSFLARAYAIQHGESLTGLVLSGTAGDPGLLGRVGTAIAKTECRVRGRRARSPLMTRLTFGQYNAAFKPARTEFDWLSRDESEVDAYVADPACGQVFTAGFYADLLPALARINNDAEVAAIPAALPVMVISGDKDPVGANGKGVRAVADQLRHAGIRDLTLRLYPGARHELFNETNRDEVGADVIAWLDERVMS; via the coding sequence ATGACCGCAGACACATTCACGCTGACCAGCCACGACGGCACGGAGATCTTCGTGCGCCGATGGCTGACGGAGGCCGCTCCGAAGGCCGTCGTGCAGATCGCACACGGTATGGCCGAACACAGTCAGCGCTATGCCCGGCTGGCCGGTGAACTCACCGCGGCGGGGTACGCCGTGTATGCCGAAGACCATCGCGGTCACGGTGAGACCACCACGGCGCAGGACGCCGGATACCTCGGCGACAACGACGGATTCGCTTGTGTCGTGGGCGATCTCGCGGCAGTTCAGGCACGCGCGGAGTCGGAGAATCCCGGGTTGCCGGTGTTCCTGATCGGTCACAGCATGGGCTCGTTCCTCGCCCGGGCCTACGCCATACAGCACGGTGAATCTCTCACGGGACTGGTGCTGTCCGGGACCGCCGGCGACCCCGGCCTGCTCGGCCGGGTCGGCACCGCCATCGCCAAGACCGAGTGCCGGGTGCGAGGTCGGCGGGCGCGCAGCCCGTTGATGACCCGGCTGACGTTCGGGCAGTACAACGCGGCATTCAAACCGGCGCGCACCGAGTTCGACTGGCTGTCCCGTGACGAGAGCGAGGTCGACGCGTATGTCGCAGACCCTGCGTGCGGCCAGGTGTTCACAGCCGGCTTCTACGCGGATCTGCTGCCGGCACTCGCCAGGATCAACAACGACGCCGAGGTCGCTGCCATCCCGGCGGCGCTGCCGGTCATGGTCATCTCCGGCGACAAGGATCCGGTCGGCGCCAACGGCAAGGGAGTGCGCGCCGTCGCCGACCAGTTGCGTCACGCCGGCATCCGGGACCTCACACTGCGGCTGTATCCGGGCGCTCGACATGAGCTGTTCAACGAAACCAACCGTGACGAAGTGGGCGCCGACGTGATCGCCTGGCTCGACGAACGGGTGATGTCGTGA
- a CDS encoding inositol-3-phosphate synthase, which produces MGSIRVAIVGVGNCASSLVQGVEYYKDASPEGTVPGLMHVKFGEYHVNDVQFVAAFDVDDKKVGKDLAEAINSSENNTIKIADVPTTGVEVQRGHTLDGLGKYYKLTIDESAAEPVDVVQALKDAKVDVLVSYLPVGSEQADKYYAQCAIDAGVAFVNALPVFIASDPEWAAKFEAAGVPIIGDDIKSQVGATITHRVMAKLFEDRGVVLDRTYQLNVGGNMDFKNMLERERLESKKISKTQAVTSNLEHDMGARNVHIGPSDYVQWLDDRKWAYVRLEGRAFGDVPLNLEYKLEVWDSPNSAGIIIDAIRAAKIAKDRGIGGPLLSASSYLMKSPPEQRRDEIGRAKLEAFIDGTEAR; this is translated from the coding sequence ATGGGATCCATCCGCGTCGCCATCGTCGGCGTCGGCAACTGCGCGAGCTCGCTCGTACAGGGCGTCGAGTACTACAAGGACGCATCGCCCGAGGGCACCGTTCCTGGCCTGATGCACGTGAAGTTCGGCGAATACCACGTCAACGACGTGCAGTTCGTCGCGGCATTCGACGTCGATGACAAGAAGGTCGGCAAGGACCTCGCCGAGGCGATCAACTCCAGCGAGAACAACACCATCAAGATCGCGGACGTGCCCACGACCGGCGTCGAGGTGCAGCGTGGCCACACCCTGGACGGCCTCGGCAAGTACTACAAGCTGACGATCGACGAGTCGGCCGCCGAGCCGGTCGACGTCGTGCAGGCACTCAAGGACGCCAAGGTCGACGTGCTCGTCTCCTACCTGCCGGTGGGTTCGGAGCAGGCCGACAAGTACTACGCCCAGTGCGCCATCGACGCGGGCGTCGCCTTCGTCAACGCGCTGCCGGTGTTCATCGCCTCCGACCCGGAGTGGGCGGCCAAGTTCGAAGCGGCCGGTGTGCCGATCATCGGTGACGACATCAAGAGCCAGGTCGGTGCCACGATCACCCACCGCGTGATGGCGAAGCTGTTCGAGGACCGCGGCGTCGTGCTCGACCGCACCTACCAGCTGAACGTCGGCGGCAACATGGACTTCAAGAACATGCTGGAGCGCGAGCGCCTCGAGTCCAAGAAGATCTCCAAGACCCAGGCCGTGACCTCCAACCTGGAGCACGACATGGGCGCCCGCAACGTGCACATCGGCCCGTCGGACTACGTGCAGTGGCTGGACGACCGCAAGTGGGCGTACGTGCGCCTCGAAGGCCGTGCCTTCGGTGACGTGCCGCTCAACCTGGAGTACAAGCTCGAGGTCTGGGACTCCCCGAACTCCGCAGGCATCATCATCGACGCCATCCGTGCGGCGAAGATCGCCAAGGACCGCGGCATCGGCGGCCCGCTGCTGTCGGCATCGTCATACCTGATGAAGTCCCCGCCGGAGCAGCGTCGTGACGAGATCGGTCGCGCCAAGCTCGAAGCCTTCATCGACGGCACCGAAGCACGCTGA
- a CDS encoding CCA tRNA nucleotidyltransferase, producing MWKSPRSPEDSAARSYAELQRRAVQHLAPVLPMLQHLGEVFADAGHEIALVGGPVRDAFLARTSADIDLTTSASPEETEALLKPWASATWDVGRAFGTIGARRDGLQVEITTYRSDVYDRQSRKPVVSFGDSLEDDLLRRDFSVNAMALRLPTLEFVDPHGGLAALADRTLMTPAAPSESFGDDPLRMMRAARFAAQLGFTVDPRVREAMREMAGSIEIISAERVRDELVKLMLSAAPRAGLTLLVETGLASYVLPELPALQLEVDEHNPHKDVYEHSLTVLEQAMALEGERSVPGLESPATVPGPDLVLRLAALLHDVGKPATRAFEPGGGVSFHHHEVVGAKLVRKRMRALRFDKATTADVARLTELHLRFHGYGGGEWTDSAVRRYVTDAGPMLSRLHLLTRSDCTTRNRRKAAALARTYDDLEVRIAALQEQEELAAVRPELDGNQIAGTLGITPGPVLGRAYKHLLAFRLDAGPVGEDAAREELQRWWGEQPEAGQG from the coding sequence GTGTGGAAGTCCCCCCGGTCACCTGAAGACTCCGCTGCACGCTCGTATGCCGAATTGCAGCGTCGCGCGGTGCAGCACCTCGCGCCCGTGCTGCCGATGCTGCAGCACCTCGGCGAGGTCTTCGCCGACGCAGGGCACGAAATCGCGCTCGTCGGTGGTCCGGTGCGTGACGCCTTTCTCGCGCGGACGTCGGCGGACATCGATCTGACGACATCTGCGTCGCCGGAGGAGACCGAGGCCCTGCTGAAGCCGTGGGCGTCGGCGACGTGGGATGTCGGGCGGGCCTTCGGCACGATCGGCGCCCGACGCGACGGCCTGCAGGTCGAGATCACGACCTACCGCTCCGATGTCTACGACCGGCAGTCACGCAAGCCGGTGGTGTCCTTCGGTGACTCGCTGGAGGACGACCTGCTGCGGCGCGATTTCAGCGTCAACGCGATGGCGCTACGGCTGCCGACGCTGGAATTCGTCGACCCGCACGGTGGACTGGCCGCGCTCGCCGACCGCACTCTCATGACGCCGGCCGCGCCGTCGGAGTCTTTCGGCGACGACCCGCTGCGGATGATGCGTGCGGCCCGGTTCGCCGCGCAGCTGGGGTTCACGGTCGACCCGCGGGTGCGCGAGGCGATGCGTGAGATGGCCGGGTCCATCGAGATCATCTCGGCCGAGCGGGTGCGGGACGAGCTGGTCAAGCTGATGTTGTCGGCGGCGCCGCGTGCCGGTCTGACACTGCTCGTGGAGACCGGCCTTGCGTCATACGTGCTGCCGGAGCTGCCGGCCCTGCAACTGGAGGTCGACGAGCACAACCCGCACAAGGACGTCTACGAGCACTCACTCACCGTGCTCGAGCAGGCAATGGCTCTCGAGGGCGAGAGGTCGGTGCCCGGCCTCGAATCGCCGGCGACCGTCCCCGGACCGGACCTGGTGCTGCGCCTGGCCGCGCTGTTGCACGACGTGGGCAAGCCCGCGACGCGTGCCTTCGAGCCCGGCGGGGGAGTTTCCTTCCACCACCACGAGGTCGTGGGGGCGAAACTCGTGCGCAAGCGTATGCGGGCGTTGCGTTTCGACAAGGCGACGACCGCCGACGTGGCGAGGCTGACCGAGTTGCACCTGCGCTTCCACGGATATGGCGGAGGCGAGTGGACCGACTCGGCCGTGCGCCGCTATGTCACCGACGCCGGGCCGATGTTGTCACGACTGCACCTGCTGACCCGCTCGGACTGCACCACGCGCAACCGGCGCAAGGCCGCCGCCCTGGCGCGAACGTATGACGACCTCGAGGTGCGCATCGCTGCTTTGCAGGAGCAGGAGGAACTCGCAGCCGTGCGGCCCGAACTGGATGGCAACCAGATCGCCGGGACGCTGGGCATCACGCCCGGGCCCGTGCTGGGCCGTGCCTACAAACACCTGCTGGCATTCCGCCTGGATGCCGGTCCGGTCGGCGAGGACGCCGCGCGCGAGGAGCTGCAGCGCTGGTGGGGCGAGCAGCCGGAGGCCGGTCAGGGGTAG
- a CDS encoding NUDIX hydrolase codes for MECDLIASTPDAAWLPPGSTAEVWAGEDCRPPDHAIIVRLLLVRANADAARGAEFFCVETAKGLDLPTLFLGPTGARMTTEQGLEALCREVCGTSLPLRCVGFVRNVVPTPDASYPHPVPHAHVPVFAPQSDVTPTAGGMWVDGVSARSDLAARHWWPIVERHLQPINRSRANDFSQ; via the coding sequence ATGGAATGTGACCTGATCGCCAGCACCCCCGACGCAGCGTGGCTGCCTCCCGGCAGCACTGCCGAGGTCTGGGCCGGGGAGGACTGCCGGCCTCCTGACCACGCGATCATCGTGCGGTTGTTGCTGGTCCGCGCGAACGCCGACGCTGCTCGTGGCGCCGAGTTCTTCTGTGTGGAGACCGCGAAGGGCTTGGACTTGCCCACGCTCTTTCTCGGCCCCACAGGCGCACGTATGACGACCGAGCAGGGGCTCGAAGCGCTGTGTCGCGAGGTGTGCGGCACGTCGTTGCCGCTGCGCTGCGTCGGCTTCGTGCGCAATGTGGTTCCCACGCCCGACGCGAGCTATCCGCATCCGGTGCCGCATGCCCACGTGCCGGTCTTTGCGCCCCAATCCGACGTCACGCCGACCGCCGGCGGCATGTGGGTGGATGGTGTGAGCGCGCGTTCGGATCTCGCCGCCCGACACTGGTGGCCGATCGTCGAGCGCCACCTCCAGCCCATCAACCGCAGCCGTGCCAACGATTTCTCCCAGTGA
- a CDS encoding SGNH/GDSL hydrolase family protein gives MSGLGKNRSAVRLAAKLAVGATAAAFALVPAVSASASGANYVALGDSYSAGVGSGDYISSSGSCDRSPNAYSALWAAANSPASYTSVACSGATTSDVIANQLSALSSSTTLVSITIGGNDENFSGIMEDCTLDGTTTCVNEINAAEADARTNLPAKLAAVYNDIAADAPNAQVVVLGYPEFYDLSQDCIGLSQTSRTAIDGGIDVLDSVIQTAAENAGFTYADVRSAFSGHEICDSDPWLHSLNFTDISESYHPTADGQANAYYPVFSSEVG, from the coding sequence ATGTCAGGTCTTGGCAAGAATCGCTCGGCCGTGCGTCTCGCAGCGAAGCTCGCGGTGGGTGCGACGGCGGCAGCGTTCGCACTGGTTCCGGCGGTCAGCGCATCGGCGAGCGGCGCCAACTATGTCGCGCTCGGTGACTCGTACTCCGCCGGTGTCGGCTCCGGCGACTACATCTCGTCCAGCGGCAGTTGCGACCGCAGCCCCAATGCGTACTCGGCACTGTGGGCGGCGGCGAACTCGCCTGCGTCATACACCTCGGTCGCCTGCTCCGGCGCGACGACCTCCGACGTCATCGCCAACCAACTGTCGGCGCTGTCGAGCAGTACGACCCTGGTGAGCATCACGATCGGCGGCAACGACGAGAACTTCAGCGGGATCATGGAGGACTGCACCCTCGACGGCACGACCACCTGCGTCAACGAGATCAACGCCGCCGAGGCCGACGCCCGGACCAACCTGCCGGCGAAGCTGGCCGCGGTCTACAACGACATCGCCGCGGACGCGCCCAACGCGCAGGTGGTGGTGCTGGGCTACCCCGAGTTCTACGACCTGTCGCAGGACTGCATCGGGCTGAGCCAGACTTCGCGCACGGCCATCGACGGTGGTATCGACGTGCTCGACTCGGTGATCCAGACCGCGGCCGAGAATGCCGGCTTCACGTATGCCGATGTCCGGTCTGCCTTCTCCGGTCACGAGATCTGCGACAGCGACCCGTGGCTGCACTCGCTCAACTTCACCGACATCAGCGAGTCGTATCACCCGACCGCCGACGGCCAGGCGAACGCGTACTACCCGGTGTTCAGCAGCGAGGTCGGCTGA
- a CDS encoding PadR family transcriptional regulator, translating to MSRRGAILELAVLGLLHDQPLHGYELRKRLAGVLGAFRAVSFGSLYPCLKGLVERGWISESEADSSARQTGLAGKRSRITYELTAEGKEQFQTLMAQTGPASWEDETFDVHFAFFGRASSDVRLRILEGRRSRLEERLDIAREHSRERRERTDSYTAELHRHGLESTEREVRWLSELIETERSAYGSNPTHPHHPHDPATTVGDDKE from the coding sequence ATGTCCCGACGCGGCGCCATCCTCGAGCTCGCCGTCCTGGGGTTGCTGCACGACCAGCCGCTACACGGTTACGAGCTGCGCAAGCGGCTTGCAGGCGTGCTCGGTGCCTTCCGTGCCGTGTCCTTCGGCTCGCTCTACCCGTGCCTCAAGGGTCTGGTCGAGCGTGGCTGGATCAGCGAGTCGGAGGCTGACAGTTCAGCTCGACAGACCGGTCTGGCCGGCAAGCGCAGCCGGATCACCTATGAGCTGACCGCGGAAGGCAAGGAGCAGTTCCAGACGCTCATGGCCCAGACGGGTCCCGCCTCCTGGGAGGACGAGACCTTCGATGTCCACTTCGCATTCTTCGGACGTGCCAGCAGCGACGTGCGGCTGCGCATTCTGGAGGGTCGACGAAGCCGGCTCGAGGAGCGTCTCGACATCGCGCGGGAGCACTCGCGCGAGCGTCGCGAGCGCACCGACAGCTACACCGCAGAACTGCACCGTCACGGGCTCGAATCCACCGAACGTGAAGTGCGCTGGCTCTCCGAACTGATCGAGACAGAGCGATCGGCATACGGCAGCAATCCGACACATCCGCATCACCCTCACGACCCGGCGACCACCGTCGGGGATGACAAGGAGTAA